The following are from one region of the Lytechinus variegatus isolate NC3 chromosome 4, Lvar_3.0, whole genome shotgun sequence genome:
- the LOC121414143 gene encoding uncharacterized protein LOC121414143 isoform X1, with product MFRPRSSKASVSLYVSLGVTQKASQDDIERAYILLHKKYKQDVNEGKTGSKRKLKQVEKAYGILGDPSKRAIYDKHGTVQWWAKIRHKFSPESLDKRSPAVKGLFTFCFTATCCCFCYCCHHCCNTCTPQTCEHDDDEIYIRENFGDYLREGNYTPSPFNRRHQKEDLRQAARRRRRDMYMKKGRAKSKGVCQQKDGGEPEGTQDLDKTQGKEYQLKRISKKSLISKDSGCDVGSDNNGYVYDLDEGSIRDSEGFDEEIRLDQASVDVHCKEDQGHQGNSPSLNPIECSVKSIECTLSDIQYKEDRESSVSEQSDKDKDTLNHMHQETPPKSDTVNVLNEINLGHCSVDVHNKEDNSVDEHINQDQDNNLDHLRNSPASDTLDDLKLTNLEPSSVDKQSIEDQGYSADGDTLNQQGNLLVSDTVPSPNEISHGHSSLDVQSIDCQDSSEDDQSVKSEKDQEILDQSGKACDSETSSSPDEVDL from the exons CTTCACAAGAAATACAAACAGGATGTAAATGAAGGAAAGACAGGATCTAAAAGAAAG tTGAAGCAGGTTGAGAAGGCTTATGGCATTCTGGGCGATCCGTCGAAGCGAGCGATTTACGACAAACATGGAACGGTGCAATGGTGGGCAAAGATTCGGCATAAATTCTCCCCAGAATCTCTCGATAAACGTAGCCCAGCCGTAAAA GGTCTATTTACATTCTGCTTCACAGCAACTTGCTGTTGCTTCTGCTACTGTTGCCACCACTGCTGCAACACGTGCACACCACAGACATGCGAGCACGACGACGACGAGATCTACATCCGGGAAAACTTTGGAGATTACCTCAGGGAAGGCAACTACACCCCATCCCCTTTCAATCGAAGACACCAGAAGGAAGACCTGAGGCAAGCAGCGCGAAGGAGACGAAGGgacatgtacatgaagaaggGTCGGGCAAAGTCCAAAGGCGTCTGTCAGCAGAAGGATGGGGGAGAACCAGAGGGCACACAGGACCTTGACAAGACCCAAGGTAAAGAGTATCAACTGAAGAGGATCAGCAAGAAGTCGTTGATCAGTAAGGACAGTGGATGCGACGTAGGATCGGACAACAATGGATATGTCTATGATCTGGATGAGGGGAGCATCCGTGACAGTGAAGGTTTCGATGAGGAAATTAGATTGGACCAGGCTTCTGTGGATGTCCACTGCAAAGAGGATCAAGGCCATCAAGGAAACTCTCCCAGTTTAAATCCTATAGAATGTTCCGTTAAGTCTATTGAGTGTACTTTGTCTGATATACAATACAAAGAAGACCGAGAAAGCTCTGTCAGTGAACAGAGTGACAAGGACAAAGACACCTTGAACCACATGCACCAAGAAACACCTCCAAAGTCAGATACTGTGAATGTTCTTAACGAGATAAACCTTGGACATTGTTCAGTGGATGTCCACAACAAAGAAGACAACTCAGTTGATGAACACATTAACCAGGACCAAGATAATAACTTGGACCACCTTCGGAACTCACCTGCATCAGATACTTTGGATGATCTCAAATTAACCAACCTTGAACCTTCATCAGTGGATAAACAAAGCATTGAAGATCAAGGCTACTCAGCAGATGGAGACACCTTGAACCAACAAGGGAACTTATTAGTTTCAGATACCGTTCCTAGTCCCAATGAGATTAGCCATGGACATTCTTCTTTGGACGTCCAGAGCATAGATTGTCAAGACAGCTCAGAGGATGATCAGTCCGTAAAAAGCGAAAAAGATCAAGAAATCTTGGACCAATCAGGGAAAGCTTGTGATTCAGAAACTTCAAGCAGTCCTGACGAGGTTGACCtataa
- the LOC121414143 gene encoding uncharacterized protein LOC121414143 isoform X2, translating into MFRPRSSKASVSLYVSLGVTQKASQDDIERAYILLHKKYKQDVNEGKTGSKRKGLFTFCFTATCCCFCYCCHHCCNTCTPQTCEHDDDEIYIRENFGDYLREGNYTPSPFNRRHQKEDLRQAARRRRRDMYMKKGRAKSKGVCQQKDGGEPEGTQDLDKTQGKEYQLKRISKKSLISKDSGCDVGSDNNGYVYDLDEGSIRDSEGFDEEIRLDQASVDVHCKEDQGHQGNSPSLNPIECSVKSIECTLSDIQYKEDRESSVSEQSDKDKDTLNHMHQETPPKSDTVNVLNEINLGHCSVDVHNKEDNSVDEHINQDQDNNLDHLRNSPASDTLDDLKLTNLEPSSVDKQSIEDQGYSADGDTLNQQGNLLVSDTVPSPNEISHGHSSLDVQSIDCQDSSEDDQSVKSEKDQEILDQSGKACDSETSSSPDEVDL; encoded by the exons CTTCACAAGAAATACAAACAGGATGTAAATGAAGGAAAGACAGGATCTAAAAGAAAG GGTCTATTTACATTCTGCTTCACAGCAACTTGCTGTTGCTTCTGCTACTGTTGCCACCACTGCTGCAACACGTGCACACCACAGACATGCGAGCACGACGACGACGAGATCTACATCCGGGAAAACTTTGGAGATTACCTCAGGGAAGGCAACTACACCCCATCCCCTTTCAATCGAAGACACCAGAAGGAAGACCTGAGGCAAGCAGCGCGAAGGAGACGAAGGgacatgtacatgaagaaggGTCGGGCAAAGTCCAAAGGCGTCTGTCAGCAGAAGGATGGGGGAGAACCAGAGGGCACACAGGACCTTGACAAGACCCAAGGTAAAGAGTATCAACTGAAGAGGATCAGCAAGAAGTCGTTGATCAGTAAGGACAGTGGATGCGACGTAGGATCGGACAACAATGGATATGTCTATGATCTGGATGAGGGGAGCATCCGTGACAGTGAAGGTTTCGATGAGGAAATTAGATTGGACCAGGCTTCTGTGGATGTCCACTGCAAAGAGGATCAAGGCCATCAAGGAAACTCTCCCAGTTTAAATCCTATAGAATGTTCCGTTAAGTCTATTGAGTGTACTTTGTCTGATATACAATACAAAGAAGACCGAGAAAGCTCTGTCAGTGAACAGAGTGACAAGGACAAAGACACCTTGAACCACATGCACCAAGAAACACCTCCAAAGTCAGATACTGTGAATGTTCTTAACGAGATAAACCTTGGACATTGTTCAGTGGATGTCCACAACAAAGAAGACAACTCAGTTGATGAACACATTAACCAGGACCAAGATAATAACTTGGACCACCTTCGGAACTCACCTGCATCAGATACTTTGGATGATCTCAAATTAACCAACCTTGAACCTTCATCAGTGGATAAACAAAGCATTGAAGATCAAGGCTACTCAGCAGATGGAGACACCTTGAACCAACAAGGGAACTTATTAGTTTCAGATACCGTTCCTAGTCCCAATGAGATTAGCCATGGACATTCTTCTTTGGACGTCCAGAGCATAGATTGTCAAGACAGCTCAGAGGATGATCAGTCCGTAAAAAGCGAAAAAGATCAAGAAATCTTGGACCAATCAGGGAAAGCTTGTGATTCAGAAACTTCAAGCAGTCCTGACGAGGTTGACCtataa